A stretch of Haloprofundus halophilus DNA encodes these proteins:
- a CDS encoding polyprenyl synthetase family protein, whose translation MEYLERRVAMVNDRLEAVVESVEPDELSEQLGHVSLAGGKRVRPTVTLLVCEAVGGDPVDAVDFAVGVELVHNASLVVDDIIDRSDLRRGTPSAWAEYGYGPAILASDGLLGEAFALFSAEEQAMQVVAESMVELGEGEATELVAQPTNEEEYMELARRKTGALFRAAAEVGAVAGGADPFAVESFGEYAERVGIAFQIRDDVLDETADSADLGKPAGQDETMERPSLVQITDLTPEEADGRARAQSDAALEALDATDIPESDARKYLRDLAEFVVVRER comes from the coding sequence ATGGAGTATTTGGAGCGCCGGGTCGCCATGGTCAACGACCGCCTCGAGGCGGTCGTCGAGTCGGTCGAACCCGACGAGTTGTCCGAGCAACTCGGCCACGTCTCCCTCGCGGGGGGCAAACGCGTGCGACCCACGGTGACGCTCCTCGTCTGCGAGGCGGTCGGCGGCGACCCCGTCGACGCCGTCGATTTCGCCGTCGGCGTCGAACTCGTACACAACGCGTCGCTCGTCGTCGACGACATCATCGACCGCTCGGACCTCCGCCGAGGGACGCCGAGCGCGTGGGCCGAGTACGGCTACGGCCCGGCGATTCTCGCCTCGGACGGCCTGCTGGGCGAGGCGTTCGCGCTGTTCTCCGCGGAGGAGCAGGCGATGCAGGTCGTCGCCGAGTCGATGGTCGAACTCGGCGAGGGCGAGGCGACGGAACTCGTCGCCCAACCGACGAACGAGGAGGAGTACATGGAACTCGCGCGCCGCAAGACGGGCGCGCTGTTCCGCGCCGCCGCCGAGGTCGGCGCGGTGGCGGGCGGAGCCGACCCGTTCGCCGTCGAGTCGTTCGGCGAGTACGCCGAGCGCGTCGGCATCGCGTTCCAGATTCGCGACGACGTGCTGGACGAGACGGCCGATTCGGCCGACCTCGGCAAACCGGCCGGCCAGGACGAGACGATGGAACGCCCGTCGCTCGTCCAGATTACGGACCTGACGCCCGAGGAAGCCGACGGCCGCGCCCGAGCGCAGTCGGACGCCGCGCTCGAGGCGCTCGACGCGACTGACATCCCCGAGTCCGACGCGAGAAAGTATCTCCGCGACCTCGCGGAGTTCGTCGTCGTCCGCGAGCGCTGA
- a CDS encoding DUF373 family protein: MLLVLCVDLDDDLGRKTGMKTPVVGRESVEDAAVALATADPEDSDVNVLFQGIHVHDDLVEEFESGDPDDAEEVEVAAVTGLNGNDVKANRAVGDEVDEVLASLQTGENVRAVVITDGAQDESVLPVIRSRVPIDSVRRVVVRQAQDLESMYYTIKQVLDDPETRGTILVPLGILLLIYPFVTIATLFDVEGATVLGLISALLGLYVLFRGLGLERFVDDAATRTRNILYAGRVTLITYVVAAALIIVGGAQGIETIDAVERAVGGSLTAPALLAAFVHGAVQWLAAAGVTSSLGQVTDEYLVDEFKWRYLNAPFYVVAIALVLYALSGFFLSGLLPAGETVALVRTLTLTDLALALTGGTLLGVLSTLTFAIAESKYPTGAEPA, translated from the coding sequence ATGCTGCTCGTCCTCTGTGTCGACCTCGACGACGACCTCGGCCGCAAAACCGGCATGAAGACGCCGGTCGTCGGCCGAGAGAGCGTCGAGGACGCCGCGGTGGCGCTCGCGACGGCCGACCCGGAGGACTCCGACGTGAACGTCCTCTTTCAGGGAATCCACGTCCACGACGACCTCGTCGAGGAATTCGAATCCGGCGACCCCGACGACGCCGAAGAGGTCGAAGTCGCGGCCGTCACCGGACTCAACGGCAACGACGTGAAGGCTAACCGCGCCGTCGGCGACGAGGTTGACGAGGTGCTGGCGAGCCTCCAGACCGGCGAGAACGTCCGCGCGGTCGTCATCACCGACGGCGCGCAGGACGAGTCGGTTCTGCCGGTCATCCGCTCTCGCGTCCCCATCGACAGCGTCCGCCGGGTCGTCGTTCGACAGGCCCAGGACCTGGAGTCGATGTACTACACCATCAAGCAGGTGCTCGACGACCCCGAGACCCGGGGGACGATTCTCGTCCCGCTGGGCATCCTGCTGCTCATCTACCCGTTCGTCACCATCGCGACGCTGTTCGACGTCGAGGGGGCGACCGTTCTCGGACTCATATCGGCCTTGCTCGGCCTCTACGTCCTGTTTCGCGGGCTCGGGCTGGAGCGGTTCGTCGACGACGCGGCTACACGCACGCGGAACATCCTGTACGCCGGTCGAGTGACGCTCATCACCTACGTCGTCGCGGCGGCGCTCATCATCGTCGGCGGCGCACAGGGAATCGAGACCATCGACGCGGTCGAACGGGCGGTCGGGGGGTCGCTCACGGCCCCGGCACTGCTCGCCGCGTTCGTCCACGGCGCGGTGCAGTGGCTCGCCGCGGCGGGCGTCACGAGCAGCCTCGGTCAGGTGACCGACGAGTATCTCGTCGACGAGTTCAAGTGGCGCTACCTCAACGCGCCGTTCTACGTCGTCGCCATCGCGCTCGTCCTGTACGCGCTGTCGGGGTTCTTCCTCTCGGGACTGCTCCCGGCCGGCGAGACGGTGGCGCTGGTCCGGACGCTCACGCTCACGGACCTCGCGCTGGCGCTCACGGGCGGGACGCTGCTCGGCGTGCTGAGCACGCTCACGTTCGCTATCGCGGAGTCGAAGTACCCGACCGGCGCGGAACCGGCCTGA
- a CDS encoding radical SAM protein, giving the protein MISKGCEQCAMGGKMVLFVYGYCDQRDCFYCPLGENRKNVTDVYANERLVEEDEDVIREAKRMDALGTSITGGEPQEALDKTCRYLSLLKEEFGEDHHTHLYTGIPGGRENMRRLSEAGLDEIRFHPPLELWGEMHGTEWEEILYVAREEGLTPAFEIPGIRAEEEFLEFLDEGAADFCNVNEFEMSDGNYRRMQEEGYELQEGHMSAVDGSKEAILDVMGDHERVYFCTSVFKDAAQHRNRLKRMARNIRREFDEITDDGTLVYGKTWETEARLQELGVPEEFYTVKSEHVELAWWLLEEMIQEGDVERGEIVEQYPTVDGTVVERTPLA; this is encoded by the coding sequence ATGATCTCGAAGGGCTGCGAACAGTGCGCCATGGGAGGGAAGATGGTACTCTTCGTCTACGGGTACTGTGACCAGCGGGACTGTTTCTACTGCCCTCTCGGCGAGAACAGAAAGAACGTCACCGACGTGTACGCCAACGAGCGCCTCGTCGAGGAGGACGAGGACGTCATCCGCGAGGCCAAGCGGATGGACGCGCTCGGCACCTCGATTACGGGCGGCGAACCGCAGGAAGCGCTCGACAAGACCTGTCGGTACCTCAGCCTGTTGAAAGAGGAGTTCGGCGAGGACCACCACACCCACCTCTACACGGGTATCCCGGGCGGGCGCGAGAACATGCGCCGCCTCTCGGAGGCCGGCCTCGACGAGATTCGGTTCCACCCGCCGCTGGAGCTGTGGGGCGAGATGCACGGCACCGAGTGGGAGGAGATTCTCTACGTCGCCCGCGAGGAGGGGCTCACCCCCGCCTTCGAGATTCCCGGAATCCGCGCCGAGGAGGAGTTCCTCGAGTTCCTCGACGAGGGCGCGGCCGACTTCTGCAACGTCAACGAGTTCGAGATGTCCGACGGGAACTATCGACGGATGCAGGAGGAGGGGTACGAACTGCAAGAGGGCCACATGTCGGCCGTCGACGGCTCGAAGGAGGCGATTCTGGACGTGATGGGCGACCACGAGCGCGTCTACTTCTGCACCTCGGTGTTCAAAGACGCTGCCCAGCACAGAAACCGCCTGAAGCGGATGGCCCGCAACATCCGCCGGGAGTTCGACGAGATAACCGACGACGGCACTCTGGTCTACGGCAAGACGTGGGAAACCGAAGCGCGCCTACAGGAACTCGGCGTCCCCGAGGAGTTCTACACTGTCAAATCCGAGCACGTCGAACTCGCGTGGTGGCTTCTGGAGGAGATGATCCAGGAGGGCGACGTGGAGAGAGGCGAGATCGTCGAGCAGTACCCGACCGTCGACGGGACCGTGGTCGAACGGACGCCGTTGGCGTAA
- a CDS encoding TRAM domain-containing protein, with product MPDCPLADECPSFSERIQGMGCQHYGDRGGAEWCSHYSMPIRELKQQPVKPGEEVVVEVTDIHESGAGVGRTEDGFIVMVDGVLPDARALVKITQVKSSHARADEVERLPMEPEEEEPEPERSGDDDEGPKRPTALGSRDNFWGA from the coding sequence ATGCCGGACTGTCCACTGGCCGACGAGTGCCCCAGTTTCTCCGAGCGAATCCAAGGGATGGGTTGCCAACACTACGGCGACCGCGGCGGTGCCGAATGGTGCAGCCACTACAGCATGCCCATCCGCGAACTGAAACAGCAACCGGTCAAACCCGGCGAAGAGGTCGTCGTCGAGGTGACCGACATCCACGAGAGCGGCGCAGGCGTCGGGCGGACCGAGGACGGGTTCATCGTGATGGTCGACGGCGTGCTCCCCGACGCGCGAGCGCTGGTGAAGATTACGCAGGTGAAATCGAGCCACGCACGCGCCGACGAGGTGGAGCGACTGCCGATGGAACCCGAGGAGGAAGAGCCCGAACCCGAGCGAAGCGGCGACGACGACGAGGGACCGAAGCGTCCCACGGCGCTCGGCAGCCGCGACAACTTCTGGGGAGCGTAA
- a CDS encoding Tfx family DNA-binding protein, protein MDEQDVNEILEQAGFAPDESVLTRRQAEVLALRERGVRQSDIAEFLGTSRANVSSIEASARGNVEKARETVAFAEALTAPVRVDVPEGTDLYDVPKEVYDACDAAGVKVNHTAPDLMKIVSDAAGDAIRGREVRVPLLVGVTSEGAVRVRRSA, encoded by the coding sequence ATGGACGAGCAGGACGTGAACGAGATACTCGAACAGGCGGGCTTCGCGCCCGACGAGAGCGTCCTGACGCGCCGACAGGCCGAGGTGCTCGCACTGCGCGAACGCGGCGTCCGTCAGTCTGACATCGCCGAGTTCCTCGGCACGTCGCGCGCGAACGTCTCCAGCATCGAGGCCAGCGCCCGCGGCAACGTCGAGAAGGCCCGCGAGACGGTGGCGTTCGCCGAGGCACTGACCGCACCCGTCCGCGTCGACGTCCCCGAGGGGACCGACCTCTACGACGTTCCGAAGGAAGTGTACGACGCCTGCGACGCCGCCGGCGTGAAGGTGAACCACACCGCGCCCGACCTAATGAAAATCGTCAGCGACGCCGCGGGCGACGCCATCCGCGGGCGCGAGGTTCGGGTGCCGCTTCTCGTCGGGGTGACGAGCGAGGGTGCGGTGAGGGTACGGCGGTCGGCGTAG
- a CDS encoding lipoprotein — translation MERRSLLGLVAAFALAGCSSNAEQTIEVSGLVARNADDTAHTLDIEIVVDDELTFEASVRLDAAVYDGDRLVDDSTKKWRDVGSESERYILRTRIDENEWSETDLAEAGFSCVNVDIDIQLGGEERILYYHCESG, via the coding sequence ATGGAGCGGCGTAGCCTCTTGGGATTGGTAGCCGCGTTCGCGCTTGCTGGTTGTTCCTCCAACGCCGAGCAGACGATAGAGGTCTCGGGGCTGGTAGCACGGAACGCCGACGACACCGCTCACACCCTCGATATTGAAATCGTCGTCGACGACGAACTGACGTTCGAGGCGTCCGTCAGACTCGATGCTGCGGTGTACGACGGCGACCGTCTCGTCGACGATTCGACCAAAAAATGGCGCGACGTTGGTTCCGAATCCGAGCGGTATATCCTCCGAACCAGAATCGACGAGAACGAGTGGTCCGAGACCGACTTGGCCGAGGCAGGGTTTTCGTGCGTCAATGTGGACATAGACATTCAGCTAGGCGGTGAAGAGAGAATTCTGTATTATCACTGTGAATCCGGCTAA
- a CDS encoding SDR family oxidoreductase, whose product MDLGVSGDVALVTASSSGLGHASAESLAAEGAHVVICGRDEERLDEAAEELDAVGDGEVLAVPTDLTDRDDIAALVEATVEEFGQLDHLVTSAGGPPSGSFDDMSSEDWYGAYDLLVMSAVWTVKEAEPHLKESDAGTITCITSTSVREVIDDLILSNSVRRGVIGLVKSLSREFAPDVRVNAVLPGAHETSRVEELVEDAVERGDVDSYEEGLEGWSNGIPMGRIGKPEELGDTVAFLASDCASFVNGVALPVDGGKMRS is encoded by the coding sequence ATGGACCTCGGAGTATCCGGAGATGTAGCACTGGTGACGGCGAGTTCGAGCGGCCTCGGTCACGCGAGCGCCGAATCGCTGGCGGCGGAGGGCGCACACGTCGTCATCTGCGGCCGCGACGAGGAGCGCCTCGACGAAGCAGCTGAGGAACTCGACGCCGTCGGCGACGGCGAGGTGCTCGCGGTGCCGACGGACCTCACCGACCGCGACGACATCGCGGCGCTCGTGGAGGCGACCGTCGAGGAGTTCGGCCAGTTGGACCACCTCGTCACCTCCGCGGGCGGCCCGCCGAGCGGAAGTTTCGACGACATGTCCTCCGAGGACTGGTACGGCGCGTACGACCTGCTCGTGATGAGCGCCGTCTGGACCGTCAAAGAAGCCGAACCGCACCTGAAAGAGAGCGACGCCGGGACCATCACCTGCATCACCTCGACGAGTGTCCGCGAAGTTATCGACGACCTCATCCTCTCGAACAGCGTCCGCCGCGGCGTCATCGGCCTCGTGAAATCGCTCTCGCGGGAGTTCGCTCCCGACGTGCGGGTCAACGCGGTGCTGCCGGGCGCGCACGAGACCTCGCGCGTCGAAGAACTGGTCGAGGACGCCGTCGAACGCGGCGACGTGGACAGCTACGAGGAGGGACTGGAGGGCTGGTCGAACGGCATCCCGATGGGCCGCATCGGCAAGCCCGAGGAACTGGGTGATACCGTCGCGTTCCTCGCGAGCGACTGCGCGAGCTTCGTCAACGGCGTAGCCCTTCCCGTCGACGGCGGGAAGATGCGCTCCTAA
- a CDS encoding mannose-1-phosphate guanylyltransferase, producing MDRPLVALVLAGGTGTRLYPASRSHRPKQFLSLSDSDDDSLLSQTADRASFADHLFVCTRADFADEVPDHAPEATVLVEPEGKDTGPALTYATHRIQEETGDCVVLVLPSDHTVSGNFEPVARAGARVAAETGALVTFGVEPTRPDTGYGYIEPGEKRDEPEPHADLAAFHEKPDSETAAEYVDSGYLWNAGIFAWTPDSFLTAARDTELAPLVEALDAGDAERGFAAVDDVSVDYAVMERADHAAVVSATFDWDDLGSWDALERVLDADADGNVALGDFLAVDAADNVVASDDKHVSLVGVEGLAVVAYDDRVLVVPKEQAQRVREVVSVLREEGRF from the coding sequence ATGGACAGACCGCTCGTCGCGCTCGTGCTCGCAGGCGGCACCGGCACCCGACTCTACCCCGCCAGTCGGAGCCACCGCCCGAAGCAGTTCCTCTCGCTCTCGGACTCCGACGACGACTCGTTGCTCTCGCAGACCGCCGACCGTGCGAGTTTCGCCGACCACCTGTTCGTCTGCACGCGCGCCGACTTCGCCGACGAGGTTCCCGACCACGCCCCCGAGGCCACGGTACTCGTCGAACCCGAGGGCAAAGACACCGGCCCGGCGCTGACCTACGCGACCCACCGAATACAGGAAGAAACCGGCGACTGCGTCGTGCTCGTCCTCCCGAGCGACCACACCGTTTCCGGGAATTTCGAGCCCGTCGCCCGCGCGGGCGCTCGCGTCGCCGCCGAGACGGGTGCGCTCGTCACTTTCGGCGTCGAACCCACTCGACCCGACACCGGGTACGGCTACATCGAACCCGGCGAGAAGCGAGACGAACCCGAACCGCACGCCGACCTCGCGGCGTTCCACGAGAAACCAGATAGTGAAACTGCGGCCGAGTACGTCGACTCGGGCTATCTGTGGAACGCGGGCATCTTCGCGTGGACGCCCGATTCGTTCCTCACCGCCGCCCGCGACACCGAACTCGCGCCGCTCGTCGAGGCGCTCGACGCGGGCGACGCCGAGAGAGGGTTCGCCGCCGTCGACGACGTGAGCGTCGACTACGCGGTGATGGAGCGCGCCGACCACGCCGCCGTCGTCTCCGCGACGTTCGACTGGGACGACCTGGGGTCGTGGGACGCGCTGGAGCGCGTGCTCGACGCCGACGCCGACGGAAACGTCGCGCTCGGCGACTTTCTCGCCGTCGACGCCGCGGACAACGTCGTCGCCAGCGACGACAAACACGTCTCGCTGGTCGGCGTAGAAGGTTTGGCCGTCGTCGCCTACGACGACCGGGTGTTGGTGGTGCCGAAGGAACAGGCCCAGCGGGTTCGGGAGGTGGTTTCGGTGCTGAGAGAGGAAGGGCGATTCTAG
- a CDS encoding DUF7091 family protein has translation MDPRLERIVRQTFRKAGRQWAESKRAYREGQSGGVPDALPVDDEGRAKLVCRRYAERRAVDIGDEGRPSCFDADHPDCQGCAEDVRAGVVETW, from the coding sequence ATGGACCCGCGCCTCGAACGCATCGTCCGACAGACGTTCCGCAAGGCGGGTCGGCAGTGGGCCGAGTCGAAGCGCGCCTACCGCGAGGGGCAGTCCGGCGGCGTCCCCGACGCGCTCCCCGTCGACGACGAAGGCCGCGCCAAACTCGTCTGTCGCCGCTACGCCGAACGGCGAGCCGTCGACATCGGCGACGAGGGTCGTCCATCCTGTTTCGACGCCGACCACCCCGACTGTCAGGGCTGCGCCGAGGACGTCCGCGCGGGCGTCGTCGAGACGTGGTGA
- a CDS encoding replication factor A (Replication protein A protects and stabilize the intermediate ssDNA that is generated by the unwinding action of a DNA helicase at the replication fork. In addition, SSBs prevent the formation of secondary structures by single-stranded template DNA.) translates to MTDLRTHAAEIAEQFSDHLDVDEDEIEERLDNLVNEYKVPVDEARRSVVNHYLDEAGLERDAIRAGGGGSQAVEVSDIDEDEQWVDLTVKLVELWEPRSDSISQVGLLGDESGTIKFVSFTTSELPELKEGAVYSLQNVVTDEYQGRYSVKLNRTTTITELDEEIEVGDDSVSVEGAFVDIQSGSGLIKRCPEEGCTRVLQNGRCSEHGNVEGEFDLRIKGVLDDGNEVQEIIFNKEMTEELTGIALEEAKQMAMDALDTTIVADEMAEDVLGRYYRVSGPTLGRYVLVNEFEQLTGPVDAEAVLIKARSM, encoded by the coding sequence ATGACAGATTTGCGTACACACGCAGCGGAGATTGCGGAACAGTTCTCGGACCACCTCGACGTGGACGAAGACGAGATCGAAGAGCGACTGGACAACCTCGTCAACGAGTACAAAGTGCCCGTGGACGAGGCGCGCCGAAGCGTCGTCAACCACTACCTCGACGAGGCGGGACTCGAACGCGACGCGATTCGCGCCGGCGGCGGCGGCAGTCAGGCCGTCGAAGTCTCGGACATCGACGAGGACGAACAGTGGGTCGACCTCACGGTGAAACTCGTCGAACTGTGGGAGCCGCGTAGCGACTCCATCTCGCAGGTCGGCCTGCTGGGCGACGAGTCCGGCACCATCAAGTTCGTCTCCTTCACCACGTCGGAACTCCCGGAACTGAAAGAGGGAGCGGTGTACTCCCTGCAGAACGTCGTCACCGACGAGTACCAGGGACGGTACTCGGTGAAGCTCAACCGGACGACGACCATCACCGAACTCGACGAGGAGATCGAAGTCGGCGACGACTCGGTGAGCGTCGAGGGCGCGTTCGTCGACATCCAGAGCGGGTCGGGACTCATCAAGCGCTGCCCCGAGGAGGGTTGCACGCGCGTGCTCCAGAACGGCCGCTGCTCGGAACACGGCAACGTCGAAGGCGAGTTCGACCTGCGCATCAAGGGCGTCCTCGACGACGGCAACGAGGTGCAGGAGATCATCTTCAACAAGGAGATGACCGAGGAACTCACCGGCATCGCGCTGGAGGAGGCCAAACAGATGGCGATGGACGCACTCGACACGACCATCGTCGCCGACGAGATGGCCGAGGACGTGCTCGGGCGCTACTACCGCGTCTCCGGGCCGACGCTCGGGCGCTACGTGCTCGTCAACGAGTTCGAACAGCTCACCGGTCCGGTCGACGCCGAGGCCGTGCTCATCAAAGCGAGGTCGATGTAA
- a CDS encoding RPA family protein, whose amino-acid sequence MSQSAPTREVARRVFAQEFNDAAYTFKESDDERAPVYLLLPSGAQANRVFLVGTLTEKEDVGEDNEYWRGRIVDPTGTFFVYAGQYQPEAASALRDLDAPSYVSIVGKPRTYETDDGTVNVSVRPESISKVDAATRDRWVVETAERTLERVDRFEEEGNEYGRMAREQYDLPVDSYRQAAIAALQSLETTDELEAEA is encoded by the coding sequence ATGAGTCAATCCGCACCCACCCGCGAAGTCGCTCGACGCGTCTTCGCCCAGGAGTTCAACGACGCTGCATACACGTTCAAAGAGTCCGACGACGAGCGCGCGCCCGTCTACCTGCTGCTGCCCTCGGGCGCGCAGGCCAACCGCGTGTTCCTCGTCGGCACGCTGACCGAGAAGGAGGACGTCGGCGAGGACAACGAGTACTGGCGGGGCCGCATCGTCGACCCCACCGGGACGTTCTTCGTCTACGCCGGGCAGTACCAGCCCGAAGCCGCGAGCGCCCTGCGCGACCTCGACGCACCCTCGTACGTCTCCATCGTCGGCAAGCCGCGAACGTACGAGACCGACGACGGCACGGTGAACGTCTCGGTCCGTCCCGAGTCCATCAGTAAAGTCGACGCCGCGACGCGCGACCGCTGGGTCGTCGAGACGGCCGAGCGCACGCTCGAACGCGTCGACAGATTCGAAGAGGAAGGCAACGAGTACGGCCGGATGGCCCGCGAGCAGTACGACCTCCCGGTCGACAGCTACCGGCAGGCCGCCATCGCCGCGCTCCAAAGTCTGGAAACGACCGACGAACTGGAAGCCGAAGCGTAG
- a CDS encoding ribbon-helix-helix protein, CopG family, whose protein sequence is MGNKNKTISFRVNEDAFETLREIAEERDISLSAVFRDYVDTLVAHDGQVRVVPENELERSHDDDTASFPPTVEVPKSFIREHERLELETEHLREQLEEHKRYVNYLREQVEELDGDDEDVIQLEELDGERDDQPFRLG, encoded by the coding sequence ATGGGCAACAAGAACAAGACCATCTCGTTTCGCGTCAACGAGGACGCGTTCGAGACGCTCCGCGAAATCGCCGAGGAGCGCGATATCTCGCTCTCGGCGGTGTTTCGTGACTACGTGGACACGCTCGTTGCCCACGACGGCCAGGTGCGAGTCGTCCCCGAAAACGAGTTAGAACGGAGTCACGACGACGATACGGCCAGCTTTCCACCGACCGTCGAGGTACCGAAGAGCTTCATCCGCGAACACGAGCGCCTCGAACTGGAGACCGAACACCTCCGCGAACAACTCGAGGAACACAAACGCTACGTCAACTACCTGCGCGAACAGGTGGAGGAACTCGACGGCGACGACGAGGACGTGATCCAACTCGAAGAGTTGGACGGCGAGCGCGACGACCAACCGTTCCGTCTGGGCTGA
- a CDS encoding DUF5814 domain-containing protein → MAITDKIYLKNHRQIASQLETSIPKGAFKGATLDVLYTGDGLEKLDEATRERVLDFAQDFLDCDCDTNPYCGHPERKFVSYLLELRAQGLGPDAIVDVMTDDYMLYAYPGDVLSFLDQSVRTLEAVESLAAVDGNREMQQQSAEAKRSLTR, encoded by the coding sequence GTGGCCATCACGGACAAAATCTATCTGAAGAACCACCGCCAGATCGCCTCCCAACTGGAGACGAGCATCCCGAAGGGCGCGTTCAAGGGAGCGACGCTGGACGTGCTGTACACCGGCGACGGCCTCGAAAAACTCGACGAGGCGACCCGCGAGCGGGTGCTCGACTTCGCGCAGGATTTCCTCGACTGCGACTGCGACACCAACCCCTACTGCGGCCACCCGGAGCGAAAGTTCGTCAGCTACCTGCTGGAGCTCCGAGCGCAGGGACTCGGTCCCGACGCCATCGTCGACGTGATGACCGACGACTACATGCTCTACGCGTACCCCGGCGACGTCCTCTCGTTTCTCGACCAGTCGGTGCGCACGCTCGAAGCCGTCGAGTCGCTCGCCGCCGTCGACGGTAACCGGGAGATGCAGCAGCAATCCGCCGAGGCGAAGCGGTCGCTGACGCGGTGA
- a CDS encoding CBS domain-containing protein: MRGIRIGSAFGIPIRLDFTFLLVLPLFAYLIGLDVGSLAGTVNDLFGSSLDAGPLTAGAMPWILGAAAAVGLFACVLLHEFGHSLVALRYGFEIESITLWLFGGVARFTEMPENWKQELNVALAGPAVSIALGVLSYVAFLALPASLDAARFVLGYLALTNVLLAVFNMLPGFPMDGGRVLRALLARDRSYARATQIAAEVGKAFAFLLGIFGLFANLWLVALAFFIYIGASSEAQQTVMKAAFQDVTVRDIMTGKEDLHTVEENTSIAELMNRMFTERHTGYPVMRGGRLTGMVTLNDARSVDEVERDAYRVEDVMSRDIASVTPDLDAMEALQLMQENGVGRLPVIDANGDIVGIVSRTDLMTAFDIIQTSGSPDAIRSIRSSNPPGSL; encoded by the coding sequence ATGCGAGGCATTCGAATCGGGAGCGCCTTCGGTATCCCCATCCGGTTAGACTTCACGTTCCTGTTGGTACTTCCACTCTTTGCGTATCTCATCGGGCTCGACGTCGGATCGCTCGCAGGCACCGTCAACGACCTGTTCGGGTCGTCGCTGGACGCCGGGCCACTCACGGCGGGAGCGATGCCCTGGATTCTCGGCGCCGCCGCCGCCGTCGGACTGTTCGCCTGCGTCCTCCTCCACGAGTTCGGCCACTCGCTGGTCGCGCTCCGCTACGGTTTCGAGATCGAATCCATCACGCTGTGGCTGTTCGGCGGCGTCGCCCGGTTCACCGAGATGCCCGAGAACTGGAAGCAGGAACTCAACGTCGCGCTCGCCGGACCGGCCGTCAGTATCGCCCTCGGCGTTCTCTCCTACGTCGCGTTTCTCGCGCTTCCGGCGAGTCTCGACGCCGCCAGGTTCGTGCTCGGCTACCTCGCGCTGACGAACGTGCTCCTCGCGGTGTTCAACATGCTCCCGGGGTTCCCGATGGACGGCGGACGCGTGCTCCGCGCGCTGCTGGCCCGTGACCGGTCGTACGCCCGAGCGACCCAGATTGCGGCCGAAGTCGGCAAAGCGTTCGCGTTCCTGCTCGGTATCTTCGGACTGTTCGCGAACCTGTGGCTCGTCGCGCTCGCCTTCTTCATCTACATCGGCGCGTCGAGCGAGGCCCAGCAGACCGTGATGAAGGCGGCGTTCCAGGACGTGACCGTCCGCGACATCATGACGGGGAAGGAGGACCTCCACACCGTCGAGGAGAACACGAGCATCGCCGAACTGATGAACCGGATGTTCACGGAGCGACACACCGGCTATCCGGTGATGCGCGGCGGCCGCCTCACCGGGATGGTGACACTCAACGACGCCCGGTCGGTCGACGAGGTCGAACGCGACGCATATCGCGTCGAGGACGTGATGTCGCGCGATATCGCGAGTGTCACCCCCGACCTCGACGCGATGGAGGCACTGCAGTTGATGCAGGAGAACGGTGTCGGCCGCCTCCCCGTCATCGACGCCAACGGGGACATCGTCGGTATCGTCTCGCGGACAGACCTGATGACCGCGTTCGACATCATCCAGACGAGCGGTTCTCCGGACGCCATCCGCTCGATTCGCTCCTCGAATCCGCCGGGGTCGCTCTGA